A portion of the Sulfuricurvum kujiense DSM 16994 genome contains these proteins:
- a CDS encoding GNAT family N-acetyltransferase produces the protein MIVRRANYKDIPEMSSLLSELFAIEDDFTVDAEKQSRGLKLLLDTPNAVVLVAEEDECVIGMVSMQSLVSTAIGENVGLIEDMIVTQAHRGKRIGSSLLEALIAESAKKNYGRLSLGADNRNSGAIAFYQKYGFTTSHMGLMYRVNG, from the coding sequence ATGATAGTTCGTCGCGCTAACTATAAAGATATCCCGGAGATGTCAAGTCTGCTCAGCGAGCTTTTTGCTATCGAAGACGACTTTACCGTCGATGCCGAAAAACAGTCTCGCGGATTAAAACTTTTGCTCGATACGCCGAATGCGGTCGTTTTGGTTGCCGAAGAAGATGAGTGTGTCATAGGGATGGTATCGATGCAGTCTCTGGTCTCTACGGCGATAGGAGAGAATGTCGGACTGATCGAAGATATGATCGTTACACAGGCACACCGTGGAAAAAGGATCGGATCGTCTTTGCTTGAAGCGTTGATTGCGGAGTCTGCGAAAAAAAACTACGGGCGGCTTTCACTCGGAGCCGATAACCGCAACAGCGGTGCAATCGCCTTCTATCAAAAGTACGGATTTACAACCAGTCATATGGGGCTGATGTACCGGGTCAACGGATAA